CGGCCGGATCCGGTGCCCGATCGGGATGCCCGAACTGCCGGGAAAGGAGCCCGCGGTGATCGCCGTGGGTATCGCGGCCCGGCTTCTGGAGCAGCGGGGCCGGTCGGCCGGCCCGGCCGAGATCGCCGACGGCCCTGGGTCAATGGTGTTGACGTGACGATCTACCGGGGAGCGATCGTCGACACGTCGGGTGATCCGTTCATCGACGGCGCGCAGGCCCTGCGGGCCGATCAGGACGGTGGGCTCCTGGTCCGGGACGGCCGCATCGTCGCCCGGGCGGCGTTCCACCGGGTGCGCGCCGAGGCGCCGGACGACGAGGTGGTGACCCTGGCCGGCGGCCTCGTGCTGCCGGGGTTCGTCGACACCCATGTGCACTTCCCGCAGATCCGCGCGGTCGGCGGATTGGGCATGCCTCTGCTGGACTGGCTGGAGAAATGCGCGCTGCCGGAGGAGAGCCGCCTGGCCGAGCCGGGCTACGCCGCGGCCGTGGCCGACGAATTCCTGGACGGATTGCTCGCCGTCGGCACCACGTCGGCGCTGGTCTTCGGTTCGCATTTCGCCGCGGCCATGGATCTGCTGTTCGCCGGGGCCCGCGCCCGCGACATGAACGTGACGTCCGGACTGGTGGTGTCGGACCGGATCCTGACTGCCGACCTGTTGTGCACGCCCGAGGCCGCCGGACAGCAGAGCGCCGACCTCATCGACCGGTGGCACGGCCAGGGCCGGCTGAAGTACGCGGTGACACCGCGTTTCTCGCTCTCCACCAGTGACGCCGTGTTGAGCGTCTGCGGTGAACTGCTGGACGGCGACATCACCTTCACCTCGCACCTCAACGAGAACCCGGCCGAGGTGGCCGCCGTCGTCTCGCTGTTCCCGCATCGCCGCGACTACCTGGACACCTACCACCAGCACGGTCTGGTCACCGATCGCAGCGTCTTCGCCCACAACGTGCACGCCACCGACAAGGAACTGGCGCTGATGGGGGAGACCGGCGCCTGGGCGTCACACTGTCCGACCAGCAATTCGGCCCTGGGCAGCGGACTGTTTCCGCTGCGTCGGCACCGGGCCCACGGCGTCGGGGTGGCGCTCGGCTCCGACGTGGGCGCGGGGACCGGCCTGTTCCTGCCCAAGGAAGGGCTGCAGGCCTACTTCATGCAGCAACTGCTGGGCGCGGACGGTTCGGCGCTGGATCCGGTGCAACTGTTGTTCCTGTGCACCCTGGCCGGCGCCCGTGCCCTCGGAATAGCGGACCGCGTCGGCGATTTCAGTGTCGGCAAGGAATTCGACGCGGTCTGGCTGCGACCCGCGGACGGCTCCACCCTCGCCGTGAACCTGCGACACGCAACCGATCCGGTCGATGCGCTGGCCCGGGTGTTCGCGCTGGCCGCGCCGTCGGACGTGGCCGGCGTCTGGCTGCGCGGTGCCCCGGCGGCCACGACCTCCTCGTCGCACCTTGCGGGCGGCCCGTGGCCGCCGGTGCCATGGCCGGTTCGGGCCGGGCTGAGCTGATCTCACCTCGTCCGGAGACTGCGAGACACGAAATCTGCGGCGATGTCGGACCAGCGATCCCGCAGTCCGGAGAATGTGCGAAACGCCCTGCGGCCCGGCCAGTCCGGTGGCAGCAGCCCGGCCGGGAGCCCGGGATCGATGCGGGGGAACTGCCGCCAGTCGTCGACCAGCTTCAGGTATCCGGCGAATGCCGCCCCCGGCTCGGTGGTGGCGTCGACGTCGCGCCAGCGGTCGAGAAATTCGGAGTACAACCGCCGCAGCTCCTCCAGGTCCCACCAGGCCGCGGCGTCGGCCAGCTCGAGGGTCGCTCCGGCGAACCAGGTCACGTACGCGCCGAGACCGGCGGCGGACACCTGTTCCCGGGCCGGGGCGGCCAAGGCGGCCGGGGCGATCCAGACACCGGCGCCGACCGTTCCGAAGCCCAGCCAGGACAGCACCGTGCGCAATCGGTGTCGCTCGGCCCGGGCGTGCTCGGGGACCGAGAAGACGGCCAGGACCCACCCGTCGGTCGGCTCGGCTTCGCCGAAGCGCCAGATCCGCCGGTCGCCGGTCTCGAGGTCGGCCCGCGCGGCCTCGGTCAGGGCGTATCCGGCCCGTCCGGCCCGGCGTTCACCGGCCAGGAAATCGCGGGACTTCAGCCGCACCAGGGCCTGACGCACCGCGTTGGGAGCGACCCCGGCCGCGCCGAGCAGCGTGATCAGGTCGGCCACCGCGATCCAGCCGCCGATGGGCCGCAGGTACAGCCCGGCGAACGTGACGATCAACGATCCCGGTGACGCCGGGGCCGCATCCCCGGCCGCCGTCATGCCGACAGGTCCCGGATCACCGACACCCCGTCCCACACCTCGGTAAAACGCAAGGGCAGGGGCGAGAGGCCGATGCGGATCGCGTCCGGCGTCCGGAAGTCCGGCAACACCCCGGCCGCGGTGAGCCGGGAGCACAGTTCGCGGGCATCGGACCGCGCGATGCTGACGTGGCCACCGCGCCGAATGGGGTCCCGGGGTGACGCGAGCCGGAAGCCAAGGGGCTGCAGGTGCTCGTCGAACAGGTCGATCACCATCTCGCCCAGGCCCACGATCTTGGCGCGGATGGCGTCGATGCCGGCCTCGGCGATCACTGCTGCGCCCTCGCGGACGGCGAGAATGCCGAGCACAGAAGGCGTTCCGGAGATCATCGACCGGATACCGGCGGCCGGGACGTAACCCTGCTCCATCTCGAACGAGTCCTGCCGGCCGAGCCAGCCCCAGATCGGTTGATCCAACCGGTCATGGTGCCGGGCGTTGACGTAGCTGAACGCCGGTGCCCCCGGTCCGGCCCCGACGAACTTGTAGGTGCAGCCGACGGCCAGGTCCACGTCGCAGGCGTCGAGCGAGATCGGCACGCTGCCGACCGAATGGCACAGGTCCCAGACCACCAGCGCGCCGACGGCGTGCGCGGCGGCGGTGACGGCCGCCATGTCCGCGAGATAGCCGGAGTGGTAGGCGATGTGGCTCATCGTCAGCACCGCCACGTCCTCGTCCAGGACGGCCGCCAGGTCGTCCGGGCCGATGCCGCCGACGTCGGTGCCGATCAGCCAGACGATCTCCAGGCCGTGATCCTTGGCCAGCGACTCGACCACGTACCGGTTGGTGGGGAAGTTGTCCCGGTCGATCACGATCTTGCGGCGTCCCGGGCGCAGGTTGATCGCGGCCCGCACGGCCTTGTAGAAATTGACCGTCGTCGAGTCCGCGATCACCGTCTGCCCGGGGGCGGCGCCGAGGGCGGCAGCGCCCAGTTCGTCCCCCACCTTCTCGGGCAGGTCCATCCAGCCCTCGGTCCAACCCCGGATCAGCCGCCCGGCCCATTGTTGGTGCGCGAAATCGGTCCAGACCTCGGCGATCGAGGCCAACGGCCGCCCGAGCGAGTTGCCGTCGAGATAGGCGACCACGTCGTCGGGCTGCGGCAGGTAACGAGACCCGAAGGCGGCCAGGGGATCGGCGGCGTCCAAGGCCTGGGCGTCGGGGCGGGTGACGGTCATCAGCGTCCGATCTCGGTGCGCACGGCGTACAGCTCGGGGAAGAAGGTCAGGTCGAGGGCGCGTCGCAGGAAGGCGACACCGGAGGATCCGCCGGTGCCACGTTTGAACCCGATGATGCGTTCGACGGTCTTGAGGTGACGGAAGCGCCAGGTCTGGAAGGTGTCCTCGACGTCGATCAGTTCCTCGCAGGTCTCGTAGACGTCCCACTGGGCCTCCGGGGCGTCGTAGATGCCGGTGAACACGTCGACCAGGGCGGCGTTGAGCGTGTGCGGCACCCGCCGGTCCCGGTCCAGGAGTTCGGCCGGGATCGCGTAGCCCCGGCGGTGCAGGAACAGCAGGAACTCGTCGTACAGGCTGGGCGCGTCCAGGGCCGCCTGCAGGATCTGCTGCTGCTCCGGGTGGTGGGCGAACACCGCGATCATCGCGGCGTTCTTGTTCCCCAGCAAGAACTCCAGCAGGCGGTACTGCATGGACTGGAAGCCCGAGGACTTGCCGAGGATCCCGCGGAACTGGGCGTACTCGCTGGGGGTGAGGGTGGCCAGCACCGACCACTGGTCCGTCATCTGCTTCTGGATGTGTTTGATCCGGGCCAGGCGTTTCAGAGCCGGTCCGAGGGAGTCGGCGGCGATCAGGGCCATGGCCGACCGGAGTTCGTGGATCACCAGCTTCAACCACAGCTCGGTGGTCTGGTGCGCGATGATGAAGAGCATCTCGTCGTGGTGGGTGGACAGGGGCGCCTGGGCCGCCAACAGCGTGTCGAGCTGCAGGTACGAGCCGTAGTTGAGCCCGGTCAGGTCCTTCTCGATGCCGTCCTCGAGCGGACGGATGTTGCCGTTCTCCATGCTGAACCGTGTTTCCGCTGGCCGGGATCCGAGTCCGCAGCATATTGCGTATCTGTGACGATAGTCAATGATCCGCACTATGGCTGGCGGGTCGAAACCTGCCCGATCCTGAGCGACGCTCAGGACCCGGCGGCCGCCTTCGGTACCGTGAACCCGTGAGGAAATCCGGATGAAACGAGCCGCGGTCGCCATTCTGGGCATCGCCCTGCTGTTGATCGGCATCGCCCTGTTGGTGCTGCCCGGTCCCGGCTTCCTGCTGATCGCCGCCGCTCTCGCGTTGCTGGCCACCCAGTTCGAATGGGCGAAGGTGCCGCTGGACTACGCCTGGGGCAAGGCTCAGGACGGCATCGACCAGGTGGCCCGGAACAGGTGGCAGACGGGGCTGTCCGTCCTGTCCGCCCTGGTGCTGGTGGCCATCGGGATCGTCGAACTGGCTGGCGTCGCGGTGCCGTGGGTCAACACCCTCGCCGCGATCACGCTGATCATCAGCGGGCTGATTCTGGTCGGCACCATCGTCTACGCGCTGCGCCGGGCGAACACGCCCCAGCCGGACGATGCGGATCGACCGGCGTCAGGCGAGGGTCTTCCCGAAGCACAGCGACGTCCCTGAGTCGGCGTACGCGCCGAACGCGGGGATGGCCGCGTACCCGGCGGTGGTGTAGAGGCCCATCGCGGCCTTCTGCAGGGGACCGGTCTCCAGCATCAATCGGGTCCACCCGTGCTCGACGGCGCTGGCCTCGAGCGCGTCCAGCACGAGCCGCGACAGCCCGGCACCGCGATGTGACGGCCGGACGTACATCCGCTTGATCTCGGCTGTCGTTGGCCCCAGGGGCCGCAGGCCACCACAGGCCACCGCGATCGCGTCGGTCGCCTGATCGGCGTCACCGGCCGGAACCTCCAGAGCCAGCAGGAAGACCGTGACGTCGGCGGCCGAGGGTTTCACGCCGGGCTCGGTGTCCCCGTCGTAGAGGGCCCGCAGCTCCTCCTGCTGTGCCTCCCGCAACCCCGTGGCGGCCGGCGAGTCCCACGCAGTGGCGGCGATCACGATCCGGCGCCCGGCGCCCGGCTGGTTCGTCATACGCGGATCCTCGCATGCGATAGTGGGCGGGTAACGAGGTCTTTACCTTTCCTTCGGATGGTGGGCGCACGCGGAAACCCACCCGGACCGGCCTCGCGCATGGAAGGCTTCACGCGGAACACCGAGTTCGGTTCGGTCGTTCTCCGGGCCAGAAGTCGCGGTCCCGTGAACCATGTCCAGCGCCGGCCGGGGACGGCCAGAAAGTCGAGCACATCATGAGCGTGAGTCTGAGCAAGGGCGGGAACGTCTCCCTGACGAAGGCCGCTCCGAACCTGACCGCGGTGACCGTGGCTCTCGGGTGGCAGGTCCGGTCCTCGACCGGCGCCGACTACGACCTGGATGCCAGCGCGCTGGCCCTGGGTGCGGACCACAAGATCCTCGGCGACTCGTACTTCGTCTTCTTCAACAACCTGCGGTCGCCCGACGGGTCGATCGAGCACCTCGGTGACAACCTGGTCGGCGGCGCCGGCGGGGATGACGAGCAGATCAATGTGGACCTGGCCGCCGTGCCGCCGACCATCACCTCGATCGTCTTCGCGGTGTCCATCTACGAGGCAGACCAGCGACGCCAGTCCTTCGGCCAGGTCCGGGGGGCCTTCATCCGCGTCGTCGACCGCACCACCGGGTCCGAGCTGGCCCGTTACGACCTCACCGAGGAGGCGTCAACCGAGACCGCGATGGTCTTCGGCGAGCTGTACCGCTACAACGGCGAATGGAAGTTCAGAGCCATCGGCCAGGGATACGCCTCTGGTCTCCGTGGAATTGCCATCGACTTCGGAGTGAATGTCTAGATGACCGCACCGGCCAACCACAGCGCGACCCGGATCTTTGCCGCCTCGGGGATCATCTCCCTGGCCGCGATCGTCGTCGCCTACTTCTACGGCGGCTGGAAGGCCGCCGGCCTCACGCTGATCCTGGGCATCCTGGAGATCACGCTGTCCTTCGACAACGCCGTGGTCAACGCCAAGGTGCTCGAGCGGATGAGCGAGCGCTGGCAGCAGATCTTCCTGACCGTCGGCATCGTCATCGCCGTGTTCGGTATGCGGCTGGTCTTCCCGCTGCTGGTGGTCGTCCTGACCGCTCACATGAGCCCGGGCAACGCCATCACCCTCGCGTTCCAGAAGCTTCCGATCTCCGACCACGAGAGCTACGCCTACAAGCTGCACGAGGCGCACCCGCAGATCGCCGCCTTCGGCGGCATGTTCCTGCTGCTGCTGTTCCTGGACTGGCTGTTCGAGGAGCGCGAGATCACCTGGCTGACCTGGCTGGAGAGGCCGCTGGCGCGGATCGGCAAGCTGGACGCGCTGTCGGTGATCATCGCCGGGGTGCTGCTGTTCGTCATCGGCCAGACCGTCGCCGCCGATCCGGGGAAGGTCCTCGCCGCCGGCGTGCTCGGCATCGTGTCTTACCTGGCCGTGAACGGGCTCGGCGGGTTGTTCGAGAACTTCGAAGAGAGCCAGGAGGAGGAGTTCGAACGGAAGGCGCACGGCGGTCCGTCCGAGATCGCCAAGGCGGTCGGCAAGGCCGGGTTCTTCCTGTTCCTGTACCTGGAGGTCCTGGACGCGTCGTTCTCCTTCGACGGCGTCATCGGCGCGTTCGCCATCACCCCGGACCCGATCATCATCGCGCTGGGTCTTGGCCTGATCGGCGCCCTGTTCGTCCGGTCGTTGACGGTCTACCTGGTCCGCAAGGGCACGCTCAACGACTACGTCTACCTGGAGCACGGCGCCCACTGGGCGATCGGCGCCCTCGCCCTGATCCTGCTGATCACCATCAAGTGGGAGGTCAACGAGGTCGTCACCGGCCTGGTCGGCCTGGTCCTGATCGGTGCCGCGTTCGTGTCCAGCCTGATGCGCAACCGCCGCGAGGCCGCCGAAGGCGAACCGGTCCAAGAGATCGACGTCCGCGTGTAGCTTCCGGCGCATGCGTTTGTGCCCGGCGCATGCGTTTGTGACCTGCGCATACGTTTCTGACCTGCGCATACGTTTCTGACCCGCGCATACGTTTCTGACCCGCGCATACAGAAGGGCCCGAATCCGCCTCAAAATCGGCGGAGTCGGGCCCTTCTGTATGCGCCGGGCCGTTCGGTATGCGCCCAGGCCCAGCTCAGGCCCAGGCCCAGGCCCCGACCCACAGGCCCAGGCCCGGCTCAGGCCAGGCCGGCGGCCTTCTCGACCTCGTCGGCCTGACGGTTCCACTCGGCCTTCCCGGCTCGCCAGCCCTCCTCGGTGGCTCCGATCCGCCAGTAGCCCGAGATCGACAGGTGCTCCTTGGGTACGCCCCGCTCGACGCGGAGCAGCCGGCGGAGTTCCTTGACGAAGCCGGCCTCGCCGTGCACGAACGCGTCGACTGATGCCGCCGGGAACTGCAGCAACCGGGTCGCCTCGACCAGGGCCCGCCCGACCGGCCGGTCGCCGGCGTGCACCCAGCTCACGGCCACCCCAGGCGGTGCGGCCAGCGGCAACTCCGATGACGCGTCGTGGACCTCGATCAGCGCCTGTCCGGCGGCGTCGGCCGGCAGGGCGCCCAGGGCCGCGGCGATGGCCGGCAGGGCACTCTCGTCTCCCAGGTAGAGGTAGAACACGGCCTGGGGATCGGGCGCGTAACCGCCCCCTGGGCCGTCCACCAGCAGCTCGTCGCCCGGGCGGGCCCGTGCGGCCCAGGGCCCGGCGATCCCACTGTCACCGTGCAGCACGAAGTCGATGGTCAACTCGCGGGCCACGACGTCGAAGTTCCGGACGGTGTACGTGCGCGCCACCGGCCAGTGTTCCGGCAGGACCTCGGCCCGGATCCGGTCCAGGTCCAGCGGTCGAGGGTAGTCGATGCCGGGCTGGAGGAACCACAGTTTGACGTACGAGTCGGTGCAGTCGGAAGGCTCGAAATCGACGAGGTCGGCGCCGCCGAAGACCACCCGGATCATGGTCGGGCTGAGGCGCTCGGTCCGGACCACGGTGGCGGTCTTGGGTGCGGCGCGGCGGCGGGTGGCCTGAGTCATCGGATTCCCTCTTCGTTGATCTGGTTAGGCTTACCTTACCAGGCCCAATCAGAGGGTTTCGGGTGCTCAGTGCAACGGCAACCAGTCCAGGACGTCCCGGATCCGCGCGTCCCAGAGGTCCCAGGTGTGTTCTCCGGGCGTGAACTTGCTGGTCACGGCGAGGCCGGCCGATTCGGCGGTCTTGACGAAGAGCTCGTTCGACTCGCACAGCCGGTCCTGCTGCCCGCAGGCGATGTACAGACTGGGAGCAATGTTGGGGTCGATCCGCCGAGCCAGCGCCAGCACGTCCTCCTGCGTCGGCACGGCGTCCTCCGACTCGCCGAAGACACGCTTCATGATCGACGGCTTGTCCCGCCACCGCTGCGGGTCCCGGATGTCCAGGGATCCGGAGAGGCTGGCCGCGGCGGCGAACCGCTCGGGACAGCGGAGCGCCCACTTGACGGCGCCGTACCCGCCCATCGAGAGCCCGGCGACGAACGTGTCCTCCCGCCGCGGCGACAGCCGGAAGAAGCTTTCGGCCACGGCCGGGAGCTCCTCGGACAGGAACGTCCAGTACCGGTTGCCGTGCGCCTCGTCGGCATAGAAACTGCGGTGCACCTGCGGCATGACCACGGCCAGCCCCATCGTCGACACGTACCGCTCGATCGACGTACGGCGGGTCCAGGTGGTGTCGTCGTCGCTGAGCCCGTGCAACAGGTACAGCGTCGGATGCCCGCCGTCGCGGGCGGTGCCGGACAGGCCGATCTGGGTCGTGGTCTGCTGGGGCAGGATCACCGTCATCGAGGTGCTCAGCCCGAGCACGTCGGAATAGAAGTCGCAGCGCAGATGGGCCATCGGTCTGACCGCCTCGTCGTCGGGGGTTGGTCCGAGCGACTCTACGAGACCAGGCCGACATCGGCCGGGCTTCCGGCTCGACGGACCGTCCTCCAGGGGGCGGGATCGGAGCCGGCCCAGATCACAACAGCGGTCCCGGCGAGGCGGTCGAGGGCGCGTTCCGTGACGCCGAGCGCGGGCCCGGCCGAACGTGCTCGGGCCCGAGTGTCGCCCCGGGCCGGCCGATCAGTCTGACTGCTGGAGCAAGGTGAGGACGTCGGCGCCGTGGTCGGTGATGGCGATCGTGTGCTCGCCGTGGGCCGTCCGGCAGCCGGTTGCGCTGCGCAGGGTCCATCCGTCGGCGTCGGTGACGAGGTCGGCGGTGTCGGCCATGACCCACGGCTCCAGGGCCAGCAGCAGTCCGGGTCGCAGCCGGTATCCCCGGCCGGGCCGGCCGGTGTTGGACACGTGGGGGTCCTGGTGCATGGTCGATCCGACGCCGTGACCGCCGAACTCGGTGTTGATCGGATATCCGGCCTCGTGCAGCACCGAGCCGATGGCGTGGGAGATGTCGCCGATGCGAATACCGGGGCCGGCCACGGCGATTCCGGCCCGCAGGGCACGTTCGGTCGCGTCGATCAGGGCCACGCTCTCCGGGGCCGGTGCGTCACCGACCACGAAGCTGATCGCCGAGTCGGCGACCACCCCGGAGGTGGAAACGGCGAGGTCGAGGGAAAGGAGATCGCCGTCGGCGAGGGTGTAGTCGTGGGGGCGTCCGTGGAGCACGGCGTCATTGACCGACGTGCAGATGTAGTGGCCGAACGGCCCCCGGCCGAAGGACGGCGCGTAGTCGACGTAGCAGGACATGGCCCCGGCCTCGGTGATCATCTCCTTGGCCCACCGATCGATGTCCAGGAGGTTCGTGCCGGCTGTGCTCCGGCCCTTGAGGGTCTGCAGGATCTGCGCGACCACCGCGCCGGTGCCCCGCGCGCGCCGCAGTTCGGTGGCGCTCAGAATCTCGATCATGATCGTTGTCTCCACATTCCAATAACTATACCGGCCATATAGTACCGGTACTATCATTGGCGCATGGTCAGACTGCCCCTCACCCCCGCCGAGATCGAGCGCGGTCAGCGTCTCGGTGACTTCCTGCGTCGCGCCCGGGGGCAGCGCTCGATGCTGGACGTCGCGCTCGACGCCGGGATCTCGCCGGAGACCCTCCGGAAGATCGAATCCGGACGCGTCGCCACCCCGGCCTTCCCGACCATTGCCGCGATCGCCGATGTCCTTGGGGCGTCGCTGGATGCGGTGTGGGCCGAGATCAAGGGGCCGGACGAGGAGATCGAACCCGCCGCGTCACGCCGCCGAGCCCGGGAACGGATGGCTTCCTGACGCGTCGGTAGCGAGGCGGCCGGCGGTCGCGTCCCGACCGCGGGCGTCGCGCACCGGGCCGCCGAACCTCTACCGTGGGTAGGTCACGGTTCACGAGGAAGAGGTAGGCGCATGGCTGCAGGTGGAGATCGGCGGTCGTCGTCCGGTGCCGGGCGGTCCAACGGGGCCGGGGACCATCCGCAGCGGCGCGGTTTCAACCGCCCGGGTCGGACCCAGGTCGACCGCAACCGCGATCTGCCGGTCGATCGGCAGCTCAAGATCTTGCTGAAGAATCCGACACCGTCACCGGCCGAACAGAACCGGCTGTGCGAACTCACCCGGACGAAGAGCTACCGGGCCGCCGTGGCCGTGGCCAAACGGATGCTGGCCCCCGGCCCGGCCGTCGTCGAGCCGACCGAGCCCACCACCCCGGTTCGGCGGCGGAACCCCGGCAATCGTCCGCAGGGCTGACTCCGCCCGCGGCCCCGTCGTGCCCGGGCCGTGCGCGTCCGAAACCTGCCGACAACACGACGTGACTACGCTCGGGCGACGAGCCCTCCGGTGCAGGGTTCGCTGCCGACCCGGCGATCTGCCGACCAGCGGTCGACCGGCCGGGGTCGGCCCGGCGAATGGAGTCACGTGTGACCAACCGGCGGGTCCAGATCGGCTGCGACTTCACGTATTCGGCCGAGATAGAGACGTCCACTGTCTTCCAGGTCGCGCCTCTGGGTGATGGCGTCACCGGTGAGGCGTTCAGCTTCCGGCCGCCGCTCGATGCGCACGAGTACCGCGACCTGTACGGCAACCGCTGCCTGCGGGTGGTGCTGCCGGCCGGGCCGTCCACGTTCTCCTATCGAGCCCTGGTCGACGTGGCCGACGAGACCGAGGATTTCGACGAATCGGCCCCGGAGGTCGCGCCGCACGAACTGCCGGACGACGTCCTGCTCTACACAATGCCCAGCCGCTATTGCCTGCCCGACATGCTGGGCAACGAAGCCTGGTGGCGTTTCGCCGACACGCCACCGGGATATCAACGGGTGCAGGCGATCTGCGACCACGTTCATCGTCATCTGCAGTTCGCGTACGGGAGCAGCCATCCCACCTCGACCGCGGCCGACGTCAATGCGTCGGGATTCGGGGTCTGCCGCGATTTCACTCACCTGGCCATTTCCTTCTGCCGGGCACTGAACATCCCGGCCCGGTACGTGTTCGGGTACCTGCCGTTCATGGACGTACCCGATGACGGTTCGCCGAACGACTTCGCGGCCTGGATGGAAGTCTGGTTGGGCGGACGATGGTGGACTTTCGATCCGCGGAACAACCAGCGTCGCAAGGGCCGCATCCTGATCGGCCGGGGCCGGGACGCCTCGGACGTGGCCATGGCGACGACGTTCGGCGGCCCGCTGCTGGAGAACATGACGGTGATCGCCCAGGAACTGACGGCGGTGCACGGGTGACGGCCGAGGAGATCATCGCCCGCCTCGGCCTGGAGCGACTGGATCCCGAGGGTGGCTACTTCCGCCGGGTGTACACGGCGACCGGGGCGAGCGCAGCGACGGCCATCTACTACCTGGTGTCCGGGGACGATTTCTCGGCGCTGCACCGCATGCGGACCAGCGACGAGCTGTTCTTCCACCACGCCGGCGCGCCTCTGCGGATGCTCGTCCTGGACGGTGACGGCCGTGAGGTGGTGCTGGGCAGCGATCTCGCCGCCGGGCAGCAGCCGCAGGTACTGATTCCGGCGGGCACCTGGCAGGGCGCCTCGCCCGACGGGGCCTGGTCTTTGGTGTCGACCGTGGTGGTGCCCGCTTTCGAGTGGTCCGATTTCGAGTTGGGCGACCAGCCGGAGTTGACGGCGATGTTCCCCGGGTGGGCGACCCGGATCGACGAGCTCAGCCGGTGAGGGCCGCCCGCAGGGCGAGCACCGTCGCCAGCGGCCGATCGCCGATCGGGCGCAGCACCACACTGTCCGCGCCGGCGTCCCAGAGCGCGGAAACCTTCTGCGCAGCAACAGATGCCGGCCCATCAGCCAGGTAGACCTGCGCCGGAGCGACGCCCTGAACCTCGGCGAACTCGGCCCGGACGTCGGCGGTGGCCGCAGCCAGTGCCTGCTCGTCGGATTCGATGCACACGTGCGTGAGAACGGTCAGCGAATGCTCACTGGCGGCTGAGATGTGTTGCCGCGCAGCGGCTATGACGCTCGGCCCGGTGCCTTCGGCGAGGATTGTGCCGTCGGCGACCCGGCCGGCCAGGGCCAGCGACCGCGGCTTCATGACACCGGCCAGCAGTGGCGGCACCGCGGCCGGCGGGTGGACCAGCCGGACCCCGTCCACCGTCACGTAGCGGCCGTGGGCATCGACGAATTCGCCGCGCAGCAGCGCGCGGGTGGCCCGGAAGGTCTCCTCCAGCAGCGTCAGCGGTGACTCGACGGCCGCACCGACCTGCCGCATCCATGGCGTCACGCCGTGGCCGATCCCGGCCAGCAGCCGCCCGGGATGCAGCCGCTCCAGCGTGGCCAGTTCCATCGCGAGCACCGCGACGTTCCGCAGCGGCGCGGGGACGATCCCGATGCCGACGGTGATGGATCCGGTAGCGGCCAGCGCGGTGGCCGCGGACGACATCGCCCCACCCCAGCCCAGGTCCTCGACCACCCAGATCTCGTCGAAGCCGGCCTGCTCCAGGTCTCGGGCGAAGCCGGCGAGCTGCTCGGGCGGGCGGGCCCGGTCGAACATGACGCCGAGCCGTCGGGGTGGGGTGATGGTCATGGCCACAGAACCTACGCCCGCCGGGACGGTGCGTACCCAGGCACGCACCGGAACCGGCTACGGTGGTGGACGGCGCGGGGCGCCGGAGGCGAGAACCGGCTGAGATGCACCCGTGGAACCTGCCAAGGTAGTGCTTGCGAAGGGAACGCCAGTGACTCTGGAATCAGCTCTGACGACGGCCGACATCGCCGCCGTGATCGACCGTGTGCGAGCGGCCTCGCCGTTGGTGCAGTGCATCACCAACACCGTGGTCGCGAACTTCACCGCCAACGGTCTGTTGGCCGCCGGTGCCGCGCCGGCCATGGTCGACGCGCCGGAGGAGGCGGGTCTGCTGGCGTCGGTGGCCGGCGCCCTGTTGATCAACCTCGGCACCGTGACCACGGCCCAGGCGGCGGGTATGCGGGCCGGTATCGCCGGGGCTATCGGGGCCGGGGTGCCGTGGATCCTGGATCCGGTGGCCATCGGGGCGCTGCCCCTCCGCACCGGTCTGGCCCACGAATTCGCCGCCCTCGGGCCGGCCGTCATCCGGGGTAA
This window of the Nakamurella panacisegetis genome carries:
- a CDS encoding kynureninase, producing MTVTRPDAQALDAADPLAAFGSRYLPQPDDVVAYLDGNSLGRPLASIAEVWTDFAHQQWAGRLIRGWTEGWMDLPEKVGDELGAAALGAAPGQTVIADSTTVNFYKAVRAAINLRPGRRKIVIDRDNFPTNRYVVESLAKDHGLEIVWLIGTDVGGIGPDDLAAVLDEDVAVLTMSHIAYHSGYLADMAAVTAAAHAVGALVVWDLCHSVGSVPISLDACDVDLAVGCTYKFVGAGPGAPAFSYVNARHHDRLDQPIWGWLGRQDSFEMEQGYVPAAGIRSMISGTPSVLGILAVREGAAVIAEAGIDAIRAKIVGLGEMVIDLFDEHLQPLGFRLASPRDPIRRGGHVSIARSDARELCSRLTAAGVLPDFRTPDAIRIGLSPLPLRFTEVWDGVSVIRDLSA
- a CDS encoding PGPGW domain-containing protein, which produces MKRAAVAILGIALLLIGIALLVLPGPGFLLIAAALALLATQFEWAKVPLDYAWGKAQDGIDQVARNRWQTGLSVLSALVLVAIGIVELAGVAVPWVNTLAAITLIISGLILVGTIVYALRRANTPQPDDADRPASGEGLPEAQRRP
- a CDS encoding GNAT family N-acetyltransferase — encoded protein: MTNQPGAGRRIVIAATAWDSPAATGLREAQQEELRALYDGDTEPGVKPSAADVTVFLLALEVPAGDADQATDAIAVACGGLRPLGPTTAEIKRMYVRPSHRGAGLSRLVLDALEASAVEHGWTRLMLETGPLQKAAMGLYTTAGYAAIPAFGAYADSGTSLCFGKTLA
- a CDS encoding guanine deaminase, with amino-acid sequence MTIYRGAIVDTSGDPFIDGAQALRADQDGGLLVRDGRIVARAAFHRVRAEAPDDEVVTLAGGLVLPGFVDTHVHFPQIRAVGGLGMPLLDWLEKCALPEESRLAEPGYAAAVADEFLDGLLAVGTTSALVFGSHFAAAMDLLFAGARARDMNVTSGLVVSDRILTADLLCTPEAAGQQSADLIDRWHGQGRLKYAVTPRFSLSTSDAVLSVCGELLDGDITFTSHLNENPAEVAAVVSLFPHRRDYLDTYHQHGLVTDRSVFAHNVHATDKELALMGETGAWASHCPTSNSALGSGLFPLRRHRAHGVGVALGSDVGAGTGLFLPKEGLQAYFMQQLLGADGSALDPVQLLFLCTLAGARALGIADRVGDFSVGKEFDAVWLRPADGSTLAVNLRHATDPVDALARVFALAAPSDVAGVWLRGAPAATTSSSHLAGGPWPPVPWPVRAGLS
- a CDS encoding PaaX family transcriptional regulator, whose translation is MTAAGDAAPASPGSLIVTFAGLYLRPIGGWIAVADLITLLGAAGVAPNAVRQALVRLKSRDFLAGERRAGRAGYALTEAARADLETGDRRIWRFGEAEPTDGWVLAVFSVPEHARAERHRLRTVLSWLGFGTVGAGVWIAPAALAAPAREQVSAAGLGAYVTWFAGATLELADAAAWWDLEELRRLYSEFLDRWRDVDATTEPGAAFAGYLKLVDDWRQFPRIDPGLPAGLLPPDWPGRRAFRTFSGLRDRWSDIAADFVSRSLRTR
- the kynA gene encoding tryptophan 2,3-dioxygenase; translation: MENGNIRPLEDGIEKDLTGLNYGSYLQLDTLLAAQAPLSTHHDEMLFIIAHQTTELWLKLVIHELRSAMALIAADSLGPALKRLARIKHIQKQMTDQWSVLATLTPSEYAQFRGILGKSSGFQSMQYRLLEFLLGNKNAAMIAVFAHHPEQQQILQAALDAPSLYDEFLLFLHRRGYAIPAELLDRDRRVPHTLNAALVDVFTGIYDAPEAQWDVYETCEELIDVEDTFQTWRFRHLKTVERIIGFKRGTGGSSGVAFLRRALDLTFFPELYAVRTEIGR
- a CDS encoding TerD family protein, encoding MSVSLSKGGNVSLTKAAPNLTAVTVALGWQVRSSTGADYDLDASALALGADHKILGDSYFVFFNNLRSPDGSIEHLGDNLVGGAGGDDEQINVDLAAVPPTITSIVFAVSIYEADQRRQSFGQVRGAFIRVVDRTTGSELARYDLTEEASTETAMVFGELYRYNGEWKFRAIGQGYASGLRGIAIDFGVNV